One stretch of Eretmochelys imbricata isolate rEreImb1 chromosome 1, rEreImb1.hap1, whole genome shotgun sequence DNA includes these proteins:
- the KCTD14 gene encoding BTB/POZ domain-containing protein KCTD14 → MSISSEHRSLGKQVTSSLQTLSPIVELNIGGEVYTTTLSTLKKHPGSKLAEMFTGQPKLRTDSEGRFFIDRPGTYFKYILEYLRSNQVPTQCIQDVYKEALFYDIEPLVKQLEDSPQIFGEVVARKQFLAHVPNYSENIELMIRIARAEAVASRQSSVTVCVVRTEEDAAKCHDTLNSLDMDKKSVVKFGPWKATPSISDLLDCIKMDIEAKGYKISFQPHVTEKGFRIKSYVFFYKFLFTWW, encoded by the exons ATGAGCATTTCATCTGAGCACCGATCCCTGGGGAAACAAGTCACGAGCAGTCTACAAACG CTGTCACCGATCGTGGAGTTAAACATTGGCGGGGAGGTGTACACAACAACGCTAAGCACCCTGAAGAAACACCCTGGCTCCAAGCTGGCAGAGATGTTTACTGGCCAGCCCAAGCTCAGGACTGACTCAGAGGGGAGGTTCTTCATTGACAGGCCAGGCACCTATTTTAAGTACATCTTGGAATACCTCCGCAGTAACCAGGTGCCCACCCAGTGCATCCAGGATGTGTATAAAGAGGCATTGTTCTATGACATTGAGCCTCTGGTCAAGCAGCTGGAGGACTCCCCTCAGATTTTTGGGGAGGTGGTGGCAAGGAAGCAGTTTCTGGCCCATGTGCCCAACTACAGCGAGAACATTGAGCTGATGATTCGCATTGCCAGGGCAGAGGCGGTAGCCTCCCGCCAGTCCAGCGTCACAGTGTGTGTGGTCAGGACCGAGGAGGATGCAGCCAAGTGTCACGACACCCTGAACAGCTTGGACATGGATAAGAAATCTGTGGTGAAGTTTGGCCCTTGGAAGGCAACGCCGAGCATTTCTGACCTGTTGGATTGCATTAAAATGGACATTGAAGCCAAAGGATACAAGATTTCCTTCCAGCCCCACGTCACGGAGAAAGGCTTCCGGATCAAATCCTACGTCTTCTTCTACAAATTCCTGTTCACCTGGTGGTAG